In a single window of the Salmo trutta chromosome 23, fSalTru1.1, whole genome shotgun sequence genome:
- the LOC115159595 gene encoding G2/mitotic-specific cyclin-B1: MAHRMTRNRLGSSENQTALPGKVVLGTKPTLRPRAALGEIGNVGVPRQTIKKDAKAEPTKVVERKASTRLAKVPEVQQPQNVAIAPVKLEVQVLPEPMSPTAMETSGCAPIELCQAFSDVLLSIKDVDADDYDNPMLCSEYVKDIYKYLQKLEVAQAVKPKYLEGQEVTGNMRAILIDWLVQVQIKFRLLQETMYMTVGIIDRFLQDNPVPKKQLQLVGVTAMFIASKYEEMYPPEIADFAFVTDRAYTTAQIRDMEMTILRVLKFSFGRPLPLQFLRRASKIGEVTAEHHTLAKYLVELTMVDYEMVHFPPSQVASAAFALTLKVFNCGDWSSTLQHYMNYTEDCLVPVMQHIAKNVVKVNEGQTKHMAVKNKYSSQKHMKIATISQLKSFLIKDLAKQLTL, from the exons ATGGCTCACCGTATGACCAGA AATCGTCTGGGTTCCTCAGAGAACCAAACTGCTCTGCCAGGCAAGGTAGTTCTGGGAACCAAGCCTACACTGAGACCAAGAGCTGCGCTCGGCGAAATCGGAAATGTTGGAGTCCCCAGACAGACTATTAAAAAG GATGCCAAGGCAGAACCCACAAAGGTGGTTGAGAGGAAGGCCAGCACACGGCTGGCGAAGGTCCCTGAGGTCCAACAACCCCAAAATGTTGCTATTGCCCCTGTTAAGCTGGAGGTTCAG GTTTTACCTGAGCCAATGTCTCCCACAGCAATGGAGACCTCTGGCTGTGCTCCCATTGAACTGTGCCAGGCCTTCTCTGATGTCCTACTTAGTATTAAAGATGTGGATGCTGATGACTACGACAACCCCATGCTCTGCAGTGAATATGTGaaggacatctacaaataccttcAGAAACTTGAG GTTGCTCAGGCTGTTAAACCCAAATATCTGGAAGGACAGGAAGTTACAGGCAACATGCGTGCTATTCTCATCGATTGGCTCGTCCAGGTCCAAATCAAGTTCCGCCTGCTGCAGGAGACCATGTATATGACTGTGGGAATCATTGACCGCTTCCTTCAG GATAACCCAGTGCCCAAAAAGCAACTTCAGTTGGTTGGCGTGACTGCCATGTTCATCGCCTCCAAATACGAGGAGATGTACCCTCCAGAGATTGCAGACTTTGCGTTTGTGACCGACCGGGCCTACACCACTGCCCAGATCAGGGACATGGAAATGACGATACTGAGAGTGCTGAAGTTCAGCTTTGGCCGCCCTCTCCCCCTCCAGTTCCTCAGAAGGGCCTCAAAGATTGGCGAG GTGACTGCTGAGCACCACACCCTGGCAAAGTACTTGGTGGAGCTCACCATGGTGGACTATGAGATGGTGcacttccctccctcccaggtggctagtgctGCCTTCGCCCTCACCCTGAAGGTCTTCAACTGTGGTGACTGG AGTTCCACACTGCAGCATTACATGAACTACACCGAAGACTGCTTAGTCCCGGTCATGCAGCACATAGCAAAAAATGTTGTGAAGGTGAACGAGGGACAAACTAAGCATATG GCAGTTAAGAATAAGTACTCTAGTCAGAAGCATATGAAGATCGCCACCATTTCACAGCTGAAGTCTTTCCTGATCAAGGACCTTGCAAAGCAGCTCACCCTATGA